A DNA window from Fragaria vesca subsp. vesca linkage group LG3, FraVesHawaii_1.0, whole genome shotgun sequence contains the following coding sequences:
- the LOC101299563 gene encoding uridine kinase-like protein 4-like isoform 1, translating to MLSSQNLMHFLSLILCRSMLMGSNSVVDMIEASSGVHFSGFHMDGLEQRLKIEPPTTSNENMHKQPFVIGVAGGAASGKTTVCDMIIQQLHDQRVVLVNQDSFYHNLTSEELKRVHEYNFDHPDAFDTEKLLSYMDKLKHGQAVDIPNYDFKSYKNSVFPARRVNPSDVIILEGILVFHDPRVRELMNMKIFVDTDADVRLARRIRRDTVEKGRDIGTVLDQYSQFVKPAFDDFILPTKKYADIIIPRGGDNHIAVDLIVQHIRTKLGQHDLCKIYPNLYVIQSTFQIRGMHTLIRDSQTTKHDFVFYSDRLIRLVVEHGLGHLPFTEKQVITPTGSVYIGVDFCKRLCGVSVIRSGESMENALRACCKGIKIGKILIHREGDNGQQLIYEKLPNDISERHVLLLDPILGTGNSAVQAISLLLKKGVPESNIIFLNLISAPQGVHVVCKRFPRIKIVTSEIETGLNEDFRVVPGMGEFGDRYFGTDDDDEGVPPSK from the exons ATGCTGTCCTCTCAGAATCTAATGCATTTTCTTTCATTGATCCTCTGTAGGTCCATGCTCATGGGTTCAAATTCAGTTGTGGATATGATAGAGGCCTCCTCAGGGGTTCATTTTTCTGGATTTCACATGGATGGCTTAGAGCAAAGACTGAAGATTGAGCCACCAACAACCTCAAATGAAAACATGCATAAGCAGCCTTTTGTTATTG GGGTTGCTGGTGGGGCAGCTTCTGGTAAGACAACGGTTTGTGACATGATTATACAGCAGCTTCACGATCAGCGTGTTGTTCTTGTTAACCAG GACTCGTTTTATCATAATCTGACCAGCGAGGAACTTAAACGGGTTCATGAATACAACTTTGACCATCCTG ATGCTTTTGACACGGAGAAACTATTATCTTATATGGACAAGTTGAAGCATGGGCAAGCAGTAGATATTCCAAACTATGATTTCAAAAGTTACAAAAATAGTGTGTTTCCAGCGAGAAGG GTAAACCCTTCAGATGTCATAATTTTGGAAGGCATTCTTGTTTTCCATGATCCTCGTGTCCGAGAGTTGATGAATATGAAGATATTTGTTGATACAG ATGCTGATGTGCGGTTGGCTAGGAGGATAAGGCGTGATACGGTTGAGAAGGGAAGGGACATCGGAACAGTTCTTGATCAG TATTCACAATTTGTAAAGCCTGCTTTTGATGATTTTATCCTTCCTACAAAGAAGTATGCTGATATCATTATACCTCGGGGTGGAGATAATCACATAGCCGTTGATTTGATTGTACAACATATCCGCACTAAGCTTGGTCAACATGATCTCTGTAAAATATATCCTAATTTATATGTCATTCAGTCAACCTTTCAG ATTCGGGGTATGCATACCCTCATACGTGATTCACAAACAACAAAGCATGATTTTGTTTTCTATTCTGATCGATTAATTCGTTTG GTTGTTGAGCATGGCCTGGGACACCTACCTTTTACTGAAAAGCAGGTCATCACTCCAACTG GGTCTGTGTATATTGGTGTGGATTTTTGTAAGAGGTTATGCGGTGTATCTGTCATTAGGAG TGGTGAGAGTATGGAGAATGCTTTGCGAGCATGTTGTAAAGGTATCAAGATTGGCAAGATTCTTATTCATAGAGAAGGTGACAATGGTCAGCAG CTAATTTATGAAAAGCTACCCAACGACATTTCAGAGAGGCATGTATTGCTGTTGGATCCTATCTTGGGAACAG GGAATTCGGCCGTTCAAGCTATTTCTCTACTTTTAAAGAAGGGTGTACCAGAGTCTAACATCATATTTCTCAACCTCATATCT GCACCTCAAGGTGTGCATGTGGTCTGCAAACGCTTCCCCAGAATAAAGATTGTGACATCTGAGATCGAAACTGGTCTGAATGAAGACTTTCGTGTTGTGCCTGGCATGGGGGAATTTGGAGATAGATATTTTGGAACCGACGATGATGATGAAGGGGTTCCTCCATCAAAGTAG
- the LOC101299563 gene encoding uridine kinase-like protein 4-like isoform 2 → MLMGSNSVVDMIEASSGVHFSGFHMDGLEQRLKIEPPTTSNENMHKQPFVIGVAGGAASGKTTVCDMIIQQLHDQRVVLVNQDSFYHNLTSEELKRVHEYNFDHPDAFDTEKLLSYMDKLKHGQAVDIPNYDFKSYKNSVFPARRVNPSDVIILEGILVFHDPRVRELMNMKIFVDTDADVRLARRIRRDTVEKGRDIGTVLDQYSQFVKPAFDDFILPTKKYADIIIPRGGDNHIAVDLIVQHIRTKLGQHDLCKIYPNLYVIQSTFQIRGMHTLIRDSQTTKHDFVFYSDRLIRLVVEHGLGHLPFTEKQVITPTGSVYIGVDFCKRLCGVSVIRSGESMENALRACCKGIKIGKILIHREGDNGQQLIYEKLPNDISERHVLLLDPILGTGNSAVQAISLLLKKGVPESNIIFLNLISAPQGVHVVCKRFPRIKIVTSEIETGLNEDFRVVPGMGEFGDRYFGTDDDDEGVPPSK, encoded by the exons ATGCTCATGGGTTCAAATTCAGTTGTGGATATGATAGAGGCCTCCTCAGGGGTTCATTTTTCTGGATTTCACATGGATGGCTTAGAGCAAAGACTGAAGATTGAGCCACCAACAACCTCAAATGAAAACATGCATAAGCAGCCTTTTGTTATTG GGGTTGCTGGTGGGGCAGCTTCTGGTAAGACAACGGTTTGTGACATGATTATACAGCAGCTTCACGATCAGCGTGTTGTTCTTGTTAACCAG GACTCGTTTTATCATAATCTGACCAGCGAGGAACTTAAACGGGTTCATGAATACAACTTTGACCATCCTG ATGCTTTTGACACGGAGAAACTATTATCTTATATGGACAAGTTGAAGCATGGGCAAGCAGTAGATATTCCAAACTATGATTTCAAAAGTTACAAAAATAGTGTGTTTCCAGCGAGAAGG GTAAACCCTTCAGATGTCATAATTTTGGAAGGCATTCTTGTTTTCCATGATCCTCGTGTCCGAGAGTTGATGAATATGAAGATATTTGTTGATACAG ATGCTGATGTGCGGTTGGCTAGGAGGATAAGGCGTGATACGGTTGAGAAGGGAAGGGACATCGGAACAGTTCTTGATCAG TATTCACAATTTGTAAAGCCTGCTTTTGATGATTTTATCCTTCCTACAAAGAAGTATGCTGATATCATTATACCTCGGGGTGGAGATAATCACATAGCCGTTGATTTGATTGTACAACATATCCGCACTAAGCTTGGTCAACATGATCTCTGTAAAATATATCCTAATTTATATGTCATTCAGTCAACCTTTCAG ATTCGGGGTATGCATACCCTCATACGTGATTCACAAACAACAAAGCATGATTTTGTTTTCTATTCTGATCGATTAATTCGTTTG GTTGTTGAGCATGGCCTGGGACACCTACCTTTTACTGAAAAGCAGGTCATCACTCCAACTG GGTCTGTGTATATTGGTGTGGATTTTTGTAAGAGGTTATGCGGTGTATCTGTCATTAGGAG TGGTGAGAGTATGGAGAATGCTTTGCGAGCATGTTGTAAAGGTATCAAGATTGGCAAGATTCTTATTCATAGAGAAGGTGACAATGGTCAGCAG CTAATTTATGAAAAGCTACCCAACGACATTTCAGAGAGGCATGTATTGCTGTTGGATCCTATCTTGGGAACAG GGAATTCGGCCGTTCAAGCTATTTCTCTACTTTTAAAGAAGGGTGTACCAGAGTCTAACATCATATTTCTCAACCTCATATCT GCACCTCAAGGTGTGCATGTGGTCTGCAAACGCTTCCCCAGAATAAAGATTGTGACATCTGAGATCGAAACTGGTCTGAATGAAGACTTTCGTGTTGTGCCTGGCATGGGGGAATTTGGAGATAGATATTTTGGAACCGACGATGATGATGAAGGGGTTCCTCCATCAAAGTAG